One genomic segment of Hemibagrus wyckioides isolate EC202008001 linkage group LG08, SWU_Hwy_1.0, whole genome shotgun sequence includes these proteins:
- the gpr151 gene encoding G-protein coupled receptor 151: MDKLQDGNFSAPNGTLNRRSFLEKGAYQHLQQGDLKVLVPVGLGVISVLGFIANATAVGVLVGNARKSKLSLINALILNLLMADGLLLAFAVPFKATAYSRESWTLGLVVCKTCEWFVHSCMAAKSFTVAIMAKACYRYVSNPTKQVTIRLKTIVVVLLFTWLLACVLPLPHWLFTSLQMEEGGLLCVLEVPPEAREFMSFYVKAYPLVAFCAPLSFALLYFWRAYGRCQRRCSKTQNLRAQIRSRKLTLMLFGLTVAMATMWVPQWVSWVWMRHAADSDGPVPPVLFAVSAQFVMFTISLANPLIVLALSEEFREGYKGLWRRLTLRKHAPKQQPKPGPHAPTAPRSPTPRPEASAHLPPRSTDESLPDKQQQQQQQQQQQQEEGSGNGNKDGLVPPDVEQFWHERESGSMSQENDPVPWEHQDPKEGKQ, from the coding sequence ATGGACAAACTGCAGGACGGGAACTTCAGCGCGCCTAACGGCACCTTGAACAGACGCTCGTTTTTGGAGAAAGGCGCATATCAGCACCTGCAGCAAGGCGACCTGAAGGTGCTGGTGCCGGTAGGGCTGGGCGTCATCTCCGTGCTAGGCTTCATTGCAAACGCCACCGCGGTGGGAGTGCTGGTGGGCAACGCGCGTAAAAGCAAGCTCTCCCTTATTAACGCGCTCATTCTCAACCTCCTGATGGCTGACGGTCTGCTGCTGGCTTTTGCGGTCCCGTTTAAAGCCACTGCGTACTCGCGCGAAAGCTGGACTCTGGGCTTAGTCGTGTGCAAAACGTGCGAATGGTTCGTGCATTCCTGCATGGCGGCAAAGAGTTTCACGGTGGCCATCATGGCAAAGGCATGCTACAGGTACGTCAGTAACCCGACCAAGCAAGTCACGATCCGCCTTAAGACTATCGTGGTGGTGCTGCTCTTCACATGGCTCTTGGCTTGCGTCCTCCCACTCCCCCACTGGCTCTTCACGTCGCTGCAGATGGAAGAGGGTGGACTGCTGTGCGTGCTCGAGGTGCCACCAGAAGCCCGTGAGTTTATGTCCTTTTACGTGAAGGCGTACCCTCTGGTGGCCTTTTGCGCACCACTTAGCTTCGCGCTGCTTTACTTCTGGCGCGCGTACGGCCGATGCCAACGCCGCTGCAGCAAGACGCAGAACCTGCGAGCACAGATCCGGTCGCGCAAGCTTACCCTGATGCTGTTCGGCCTGACCGTGGCCATGGCCACCATGTGGGTGCCACAATGGGTGTCGTGGGTGTGGATGAGGCACGCAGCGGACAGCGACGGCCCCGTGCCGCCCGTGCTCTTTGCCGTTTCAGCACAGTTCGTCATGTTTACCATCTCGCTAGCCAACCCGCTCATAGTGCTCGCGCTGTCTGAGGAATTCCGAGAGGGCTACAAGGGCCTGTGGCGGCGTCTCACGCTGCGCAAACACGCTCCCAAGCAGCAACCTAAACCCGGGCCGCACGCGCCCACTGCGCCCAGGTCGCCTACACCGCGACCCGAGGCTTCGGCCCACCTTCCACCAAGGAGTACCGACGAGTCCCTACCAgacaagcagcagcagcaacaacagcagcagcagcaacaacaggaGGAAGGTTCCGGAAACGGCAATAAAGATGGCCTGGTGCCGCCTGATGTGGAGCAGTTCTGGCACGAGCGCGAGAGTGGCTCCATGTCCCAGGAGAACGACCCCGTACCTTGGGAGCATCAGGACCCCAAAGAGGGCAAGCAGTAG